In Phaseolus vulgaris cultivar G19833 chromosome 10, P. vulgaris v2.0, whole genome shotgun sequence, a single genomic region encodes these proteins:
- the LOC137818351 gene encoding metal tolerance protein 1-like, with protein sequence MEAQSSQQTQVIEISGDFPDGGRKICGEAPCGFADAGSIIKDSEERSISMRKLLMAVILCVIFMTVEVVGGIKANSLAILTDAAHLLSDVAAFAISLFSLWAAGWEATPRQSYGFFRIEILGALVSIQLIWLLAGILVYEAIDRIIAGPKSVDGFLMFLVSAFGLVVNIIMALLLGHDHGHGHGHGHGHAHGHGHSHSHSHSHGFTVSTHHDATKHTKDEHHHTHDDHTDHHDEKHSKDAIHHTHEDHLHHHDHEELAQPLLDESKVETKKKQRNINVQGAYLHVLGDSIQSIGVMIGGAVIWYKPEWQIVDLICTLIFSVIVLVTTINMLRNILEVLMESTPREIDATQLERGLLDMEDVVAVHELHIWAITVGKVLLACHVKIRREADADVVLDKVIDYIKRVYNISHVTIQIER encoded by the coding sequence ATGGAAGCACAAAGCTCTCAGCAAACGCAAGTTATCGAGATCAGTGGAGATTTTCCTGATGGCGGAAGAAAGATTTGTGGGGAAGCGCCATGTGGGTTTGCTGATGCCGGATCCATCATCAAGGATTCTGAAGAAAGATCAATTTCTATGCGAAAGCTCCTTATGGCAGTGATCCTTTGTGTTATTTTTATGACTGTTGAAGTGGTTGGTGGCATCAAAGCTAACAGTCTTGCTATACTGACTGATGCAGCACATTTGCTTTCTGATGTTGCAGCCTTTGCCATCTCCTTATTTTCTTTATGGGCTGCTGGATGGGAAGCTACACCTCGCCAGTCATATGGATTTTTCCGAATAGAGATTCTCGGTGCCTTGGTTTCTATCCAATTAATATGGTTGCTTGCTGGTATTCTGGTATATGAAGCCATTGACAGAATCATTGCTGGTCCTAAAAGCGTGGATGGTTTCCTAATGTTTTTAGTTTCCGCATTTGGTCTTGTGGTTAATATCATTATGGCTTTGTTATTGGGTCATGATCACGGCCACGGACATGGCCACGGACACGGACATGCCCATGGACATGGCCACAGCCACAGTCACAGTCACAGTCACGGATTTACGGTGTCTACCCATCACGATGCAACAAAACATACAAAAGATGAACACCATCACACACATGATGATCACACAGACCATCACGATGAAAAACATTCAAAAGATGCTATCCATCACACTCATGAAGATCACTTGCACCATCATGATCACGAAGAACTTGCTCAACCTCTTCTTGACGAATCAAAAGTTGAAACGAAGAAGAAGCAAAGGAACATAAATGTACAGGGGGCTTATCTCCATGTACTGGGAGATTCTATACAGAGTATCGGAGTAATGATTGGGGGGGCAGTTATATGGTATAAACCCGAGTGGCAAATAGTTGATTTAATTTGCACTCTAATATTTTCAGTAATCGTTTTGGTGACAACCATCAATATGCTGCGAAATATTTTGGAAGTCCTGATGGAGAGCACACCTCGTGAGATAGATGCTACTCAGCTTGAAAGGGGGCTGTTGGATATGGAAGATGTAGTGGCTGTTCATGAACTGCACATATGGGCCATTACAGTGGGGAAAGTTTTACTAGCTTGTCATGTTAAAATCAGACGTGAAGCAGATGCAGACGTGGTGCTGGACAAGGTTATAGACTATATCAAAAGGGTCTATAACATCAGTCATGTAACCATACAGATAGAGCGCTAG